From the genome of Haloferax mediterranei ATCC 33500, one region includes:
- a CDS encoding LolA family protein, with product MTNSLPIDRRTLVALSILGAVLLASIWATGTVMTDNSPSSPSVDANVSERYRSIDALNATRTVVLQRNGTVTTQTVADVTLVPGTDHKRVRFQNDTSRRYELQVSNGSTLWLHDRDQRVVTAIELTGPPTGSAMSGRLQRLVTAAGLTDGSGRPQPPDVAPLPVVPRHTARSPADDEAGGYTVEYVETASVGGRDAYVLSVRPTTNQTDTHYRQRLWLDTERFYPLRKQTAWTVDGTQRSVTTTYTDVTFDPQVSADTFRPEIGSETTVQRPETPETEWYRSVDRLAAQTSITVPNPSIPSEFELTYATQTTGRVQSVGLRYATEGRLLTISKYNMTYAIDSEERDLTVDGRPATLDYGPTTSLSWTCDQYRYTVRGTGVSTEQLVEVGRSVGCSAS from the coding sequence ATGACCAATTCCCTCCCAATCGACCGACGCACACTCGTTGCCCTCTCGATTCTTGGAGCCGTGCTCCTCGCCAGCATCTGGGCGACCGGGACAGTGATGACTGACAACAGTCCGTCCAGTCCATCAGTCGACGCGAACGTGAGCGAGCGCTACCGTTCCATCGACGCCCTCAACGCGACTCGAACAGTTGTCCTGCAGCGCAACGGAACGGTAACGACCCAAACCGTCGCTGACGTGACTCTCGTGCCCGGAACTGACCACAAGCGAGTTCGGTTCCAGAATGATACGTCGCGTCGCTACGAACTGCAAGTTTCCAATGGTTCGACTCTCTGGCTCCACGACAGGGACCAGCGTGTCGTTACTGCTATCGAGTTGACCGGCCCGCCAACCGGGTCGGCGATGTCCGGCCGTCTCCAGCGACTCGTCACGGCGGCGGGCCTGACAGACGGGTCTGGGCGACCACAGCCTCCGGATGTGGCACCGCTTCCGGTTGTACCGCGCCACACTGCCCGTTCCCCAGCGGACGACGAAGCTGGTGGGTACACTGTCGAGTACGTCGAGACCGCCTCGGTCGGCGGTCGGGACGCATACGTGCTCAGCGTTCGTCCCACTACGAACCAAACCGACACGCACTATCGACAGCGTCTCTGGCTCGACACGGAACGGTTCTACCCGCTGCGCAAACAGACTGCATGGACTGTCGACGGAACCCAGCGGTCGGTGACGACCACGTATACGGACGTGACGTTCGATCCGCAGGTATCGGCGGATACGTTCCGCCCGGAAATTGGCTCCGAGACGACGGTTCAGCGTCCGGAGACTCCCGAAACAGAGTGGTACCGCAGTGTCGACCGCTTAGCGGCACAGACTTCTATTACGGTGCCAAACCCGTCGATTCCGTCCGAATTCGAGCTGACGTATGCCACCCAGACCACCGGGCGCGTCCAGAGTGTCGGACTCCGGTACGCGACGGAGGGTCGACTGCTCACAATTTCCAAGTACAACATGACCTACGCCATCGATTCCGAAGAGCGGGACCTGACTGTCGATGGCCGGCCAGCGACGCTCGACTACGGGCCGACGACCTCGCTCTCTTGGACCTGTGACCAGTACCGGTACACTGTCCGGGGTACCGGCGTCAGCACGGAACAACTTGTCGAAGTCGGCCGGTCGGTCGGCTGTTCGGCTTCGTGA
- a CDS encoding glycosyltransferase family 4 protein produces the protein MNDKKTLLIVGPKGTGGIDRYITEQRRYLEDRMHVRLYTRYTAPKGDGLERATRMILSSLYAILLFPFQSRPDIVHVHSSHTYSFFRSAFFVLFSAYVWRVPVVLHIHGSSFDEFLATDSRLVRRLQSAVFDTVDDVVVLSEYWRGLVAQLADEEKVHVIANAVDPTEYDPTYLTGPVHLVFISNLIERKGIDELLDAIEVLASMPDLSFEVSIGGGGPFANRVEAIASEHDNVTYYGFVPEAKKQELISRGTVFVLPTHAEGLPIAMLEGMAGGNAVVSTPVGSIPEVITDDRGILVTPGEARELAEALAHLIANPEEAVRMGRTNRALIEERYSWQSNADNLVEMYADAN, from the coding sequence ATGAACGACAAGAAGACGCTCCTCATTGTCGGACCGAAGGGAACCGGTGGTATCGACCGATACATCACCGAACAGCGGCGCTACCTCGAAGACCGGATGCATGTCCGACTCTACACGCGGTACACCGCTCCAAAGGGCGATGGACTCGAACGAGCCACTCGAATGATTCTGTCCTCGCTGTACGCTATCCTCCTCTTTCCGTTTCAGTCCCGCCCGGACATCGTCCACGTTCACTCTTCGCACACGTACTCATTCTTCCGCTCGGCGTTTTTCGTTCTCTTTTCGGCGTACGTCTGGCGCGTCCCCGTGGTCCTCCACATTCACGGCTCGTCGTTCGACGAGTTCCTCGCGACGGACTCGCGTCTCGTCCGACGCCTCCAATCGGCCGTTTTTGACACCGTTGACGATGTGGTCGTCCTCTCTGAGTACTGGCGCGGACTCGTCGCCCAACTCGCCGACGAAGAGAAAGTCCACGTCATAGCCAACGCTGTCGACCCTACCGAGTACGACCCGACGTATCTGACCGGCCCTGTTCACCTCGTCTTCATTTCGAATCTCATCGAACGGAAAGGTATCGACGAACTCCTCGACGCCATCGAGGTGTTGGCGTCGATGCCGGACCTTTCATTCGAGGTGAGCATCGGCGGCGGCGGTCCGTTCGCCAACCGCGTCGAAGCCATCGCATCGGAGCACGACAACGTGACCTACTACGGGTTCGTCCCGGAGGCCAAAAAGCAAGAACTCATCAGTCGCGGGACGGTGTTCGTGCTTCCGACCCACGCCGAGGGTCTCCCCATTGCAATGCTCGAAGGCATGGCTGGCGGAAACGCGGTTGTGTCCACGCCCGTCGGGAGCATTCCCGAGGTCATCACTGACGACCGCGGCATCCTGGTCACGCCGGGTGAAGCACGGGAGTTGGCGGAGGCACTCGCTCACCTCATCGCCAATCCCGAAGAAGCAGTTCGGATGGGTCGGACGAACAGAGCACTCATCGAAGAGCGCTACTCGTGGCAGTCGAACGCCGACAACCTCGTGGAAATGTACGCGGACGCGAACTAG
- a CDS encoding DUF354 domain-containing protein codes for MRYLFFTNTPAHVHLYKYAVRELQQLGHDVLVLGRDYGCTKDLLEYYDLPHEIYGSCRTTKYSLFMSLPFHYTNIFRAVHRFKPDLIFGMGGYAAHAGAVSRTSVVLLLDSEPTWLDYTVARPFAKAILTPHTFGKELSENHFQFHGFKETAYLHPDVYEPSVDIRSEIGLEPDEKYAIVRFNAFGSHHDVGHHGFTADSRRELIELLSEYATVFVLDESRERHDGDLDARPFDFHPALVHDVLAEANLLVADTQTMVTEAALLGTPAIRSNTFVGENDMGNFVELEREGLISNFKSFDEVKARAEELLTDDGAKQRWAERRDDFLADKVNLSEVIVQVALNYGSVESVDSLSRHTVPVR; via the coding sequence ATGCGATACCTATTCTTCACCAACACGCCGGCACACGTGCATCTGTATAAATACGCCGTTAGGGAGCTTCAGCAGTTAGGTCATGACGTACTCGTGCTCGGTCGGGATTACGGGTGTACGAAGGACCTCCTCGAATACTACGACCTGCCGCACGAAATCTACGGCTCCTGCAGGACGACGAAGTACTCACTATTCATGTCCTTGCCATTTCACTACACGAATATTTTCCGCGCAGTGCATCGATTCAAGCCTGACCTCATCTTCGGGATGGGCGGCTACGCGGCACACGCCGGTGCCGTCTCGCGGACGTCCGTCGTGCTTCTCCTCGACTCCGAACCTACCTGGCTCGATTACACCGTCGCTCGACCCTTCGCGAAGGCAATACTGACGCCCCACACGTTCGGAAAGGAGCTTTCGGAAAACCACTTCCAGTTCCATGGATTCAAAGAAACGGCGTATCTCCATCCCGACGTGTACGAACCATCGGTGGACATCCGTTCCGAAATCGGCTTAGAACCCGACGAAAAGTACGCTATCGTTCGGTTCAATGCGTTCGGCTCGCACCACGACGTGGGTCACCACGGATTCACAGCAGACAGTAGACGAGAACTCATCGAACTGTTGAGCGAGTACGCGACCGTCTTTGTCCTCGACGAGAGTCGAGAGCGCCACGACGGCGATCTCGACGCCCGTCCGTTCGACTTCCATCCCGCGCTCGTCCACGATGTACTCGCCGAGGCGAATCTCCTCGTCGCTGATACGCAGACCATGGTTACCGAAGCGGCGCTCCTCGGGACACCCGCTATCCGGTCGAACACCTTCGTCGGCGAAAACGACATGGGAAACTTCGTCGAACTCGAACGAGAGGGCCTCATCTCCAATTTCAAGTCGTTCGACGAGGTCAAAGCGCGCGCGGAAGAACTGCTCACCGACGACGGAGCCAAACAGCGCTGGGCCGAGCGACGAGACGACTTCCTCGCAGACAAAGTCAACTTATCCGAAGTTATCGTCCAAGTCGCACTGAACTACGGTTCGGTCGAATCCGTCGATTCGCTGTCCCGACACACCGTCCCGGTACGATGA
- a CDS encoding metal-dependent hydrolase — protein MFPWEHAAVGYNLISLWARVTNRRLDGWAVLAALFGTQFPDLVDKPLAWSLHVLPSGISLAHSILVSVPVSVVVVLVARRYKMTTVGVAFALGYLSHIPGDLLYSGFFFGNYEVIQAFLWPFSHGGESTAGGLLGQTWFYVSRFGVYLYQTGAWEFVLLEVALLGSAVWLWLSDGTPGLGLMKRSITGIRQSITK, from the coding sequence ATGTTTCCGTGGGAACACGCCGCCGTTGGCTACAACCTCATCTCGTTGTGGGCACGGGTGACAAACAGGAGACTCGACGGGTGGGCCGTATTGGCGGCCCTCTTCGGGACGCAGTTCCCCGACCTCGTCGACAAGCCACTCGCGTGGTCGCTACACGTCCTCCCCAGTGGAATCTCGCTTGCGCACTCGATTCTCGTCTCGGTTCCGGTTTCCGTCGTTGTCGTGCTAGTCGCACGGCGCTACAAGATGACGACGGTCGGCGTCGCATTCGCACTTGGCTACCTCTCGCACATCCCGGGAGACCTGCTGTACAGCGGGTTTTTCTTCGGGAACTACGAGGTTATTCAGGCGTTCCTGTGGCCGTTCTCGCACGGGGGCGAATCGACGGCTGGAGGGCTACTCGGACAGACGTGGTTCTACGTGAGTCGCTTTGGGGTCTACCTCTACCAGACAGGAGCGTGGGAGTTCGTGCTGCTCGAGGTTGCGCTGTTAGGAAGTGCTGTTTGGTTGTGGCTCAGTGACGGGACACCCGGCCTCGGACTTATGAAGCGCTCTATAACCGGGATTCGTCAGAGCATTACGAAGTGA
- a CDS encoding acyltransferase, with the protein MSAELGVESTIDDGVTIGYGDGKTPVIGDRARIRAGTIIYADVTIGDDFITGHNVLVREQTTIGDEVLLGTDTVVDGTTSIGSRVSIQTNVYIPTNTHIGDDVFVGPGVVMTNDPYPVRTEAELVGPTIENHASIGANSTLLPGVTIGEGAFVAAGAVVVDDVPPRTLAVGAPAVHRELPAQLQGGNAIRR; encoded by the coding sequence ATGAGTGCGGAATTGGGTGTCGAGTCCACCATCGACGACGGCGTTACGATTGGGTACGGCGACGGCAAAACGCCAGTTATCGGTGACAGGGCGAGAATCCGTGCCGGAACCATCATCTACGCGGACGTGACTATCGGTGACGACTTCATCACCGGTCACAACGTCCTCGTCAGAGAACAGACGACCATCGGCGACGAAGTTCTCCTCGGAACCGACACGGTGGTCGACGGCACCACGTCCATCGGGTCGCGAGTCAGCATCCAGACCAACGTCTACATCCCCACAAACACCCACATCGGCGACGACGTGTTCGTCGGCCCCGGTGTGGTGATGACGAACGACCCCTACCCGGTTCGAACCGAGGCAGAACTCGTCGGACCGACCATCGAGAATCACGCCTCTATCGGCGCGAACTCGACACTCTTACCCGGCGTGACAATCGGTGAGGGCGCATTCGTCGCCGCCGGTGCAGTTGTCGTCGACGACGTACCGCCCCGCACGCTCGCCGTTGGCGCGCCCGCCGTCCACCGTGAATTACCGGCACAACTGCAGGGAGGGAACGCGATTCGACGATGA
- a CDS encoding DegT/DnrJ/EryC1/StrS family aminotransferase, giving the protein MNDERISIASPQLGAAERDRIDSVIDSGIIADGPEVRGFEREFADYCGADHGVATSNGTTALHAALHALKIGSGDRVLTTPFTFIATANAVAFTGAEVGFVDIDPQTYNIDPDALESRLRDGEEVDAVIAVHLYGLPADITRLVELAETYDFALVEDAAQAHGAEVEGKRVGSFGDAACFSFYPTKNMTTSEGGIITTNRVDVAERAARFVDHGRVSGYEHAEVGHNFRMTSIAAAIGRIQLERLPGFTRARQANAAALSEYLTDAPVTTPYTPPDRTHVFHQYTVQCDSVDRDALKSYLDAKGISTGVYYPKPVHKQPAYEHLSVSAPVAEEAAERVLSLPIHPELSEADIERIGRAVTDYAEVVT; this is encoded by the coding sequence ATGAACGACGAACGTATCTCAATCGCGTCGCCGCAACTCGGAGCAGCGGAACGCGACAGAATCGACTCCGTCATCGACAGCGGCATCATCGCCGACGGTCCCGAAGTTCGAGGATTCGAGCGCGAGTTCGCCGACTATTGCGGTGCCGACCACGGTGTGGCCACGTCCAACGGGACAACCGCGCTCCACGCCGCGCTCCACGCGCTCAAAATCGGCTCGGGCGACCGCGTTCTGACGACGCCGTTCACGTTCATCGCAACAGCCAACGCCGTCGCCTTCACCGGCGCGGAAGTGGGGTTTGTCGACATCGACCCGCAAACCTACAACATCGACCCGGACGCGCTCGAATCTCGTCTCCGAGACGGCGAGGAAGTCGATGCGGTCATCGCGGTCCATCTGTACGGTCTCCCAGCCGACATTACTCGGCTGGTCGAACTCGCCGAGACCTACGATTTCGCCCTCGTAGAAGACGCCGCACAGGCACACGGTGCGGAAGTTGAGGGCAAGCGAGTCGGCTCATTCGGCGACGCGGCGTGCTTCTCGTTCTACCCGACGAAGAACATGACCACGAGCGAAGGCGGGATAATTACCACCAACCGCGTCGACGTGGCCGAGCGCGCCGCTCGGTTCGTCGACCACGGCCGGGTATCCGGCTACGAGCACGCCGAAGTCGGCCACAACTTCCGCATGACGAGTATCGCGGCCGCTATCGGACGTATCCAACTCGAACGGCTCCCGGGGTTCACCCGGGCACGGCAGGCCAACGCCGCCGCACTCTCCGAGTACCTCACAGACGCCCCGGTTACGACGCCCTACACGCCGCCGGACCGGACGCACGTCTTCCACCAGTACACCGTCCAATGTGACAGTGTCGACCGCGACGCGCTCAAGTCATACCTCGACGCCAAGGGAATTTCGACCGGGGTGTACTACCCGAAACCGGTTCACAAGCAACCGGCCTACGAGCACCTATCAGTGTCCGCACCGGTTGCCGAGGAAGCCGCTGAGCGAGTACTTTCGCTACCGATTCACCCCGAACTCAGCGAAGCGGACATCGAGCGTATCGGGCGAGCGGTCACCGACTATGCGGAGGTGGTGACGTGA
- a CDS encoding Gfo/Idh/MocA family protein — MGTNHVRVYSELRDVELVGVADADMDRAVAVADDFDTDAHPIDALLDRVDVVTVAVPTPYHGSVARQCIEAGVHTLVEKPFVDDLTVGEELSALATWHGVTLQVGHIERFNPAVRALDGLLEAVEPVAITANRLGPPLNREMGDGVIMDLMIHDIDVILSLVDAEVQTVTGTSAADEQYATAQLTFGNGVIGSLTASRLTQQKTRTLDITARDRLIRVDYLNQSVQIFRQSRPDYLRDEGNIRYRHEVVMEQPMIETGEPLKFELEAFVDAATNGGSVRVSAADGLRAIDVAQRIRTSADVTTQNVETAERKQ; from the coding sequence ATGGGGACGAACCACGTGCGTGTCTACTCTGAACTCCGTGACGTCGAACTGGTCGGCGTCGCTGACGCGGATATGGACCGTGCTGTGGCCGTCGCCGACGATTTCGACACGGATGCGCACCCTATCGACGCACTGCTCGACCGAGTCGACGTGGTCACTGTCGCGGTCCCGACACCGTACCACGGGTCGGTAGCCCGACAGTGCATCGAAGCGGGGGTCCACACCCTCGTGGAAAAGCCGTTCGTCGACGACCTCACCGTTGGCGAAGAACTGTCGGCGCTCGCCACCTGGCACGGCGTAACGCTACAGGTCGGCCACATCGAACGGTTCAACCCCGCCGTACGAGCACTCGACGGGCTTCTCGAAGCTGTCGAACCCGTCGCCATCACGGCAAACCGGCTGGGCCCGCCGCTGAACCGCGAGATGGGCGACGGCGTCATCATGGACCTCATGATTCACGACATCGACGTGATTCTCTCGTTGGTCGATGCCGAGGTCCAAACCGTGACTGGGACGAGCGCGGCCGACGAGCAGTACGCGACGGCCCAGCTGACCTTCGGTAACGGCGTCATCGGCTCGCTAACCGCGAGTCGGCTCACCCAACAGAAGACGCGAACCCTCGACATCACGGCGCGCGACCGACTCATCCGCGTGGATTACCTGAACCAGTCGGTCCAGATATTCCGCCAGTCGCGACCGGACTACCTGCGCGACGAGGGCAACATCCGCTATCGTCACGAGGTGGTCATGGAACAGCCGATGATAGAAACCGGTGAGCCGCTGAAATTCGAGCTTGAGGCGTTCGTAGACGCCGCCACGAACGGCGGTTCGGTACGCGTCTCGGCGGCCGACGGTCTCCGCGCCATCGACGTTGCACAGCGTATTCGGACCAGCGCCGACGTGACAACCCAGAACGTCGAAACCGCGGAGCGAAAACAATGA
- a CDS encoding nucleotide sugar dehydrogenase, producing the protein MSNQTTGLYNSTHPPEEQKRELRNGSHPVAVYGLGKMGLPLAAVYAEATSNVVGVDIDDDVVRSINDGECHVAKEPELPELVAEQVERGALRATTDSVAAAGAASVHVIIVPTPLTDDREPDLAAFEAVLDSIAESLAPGDTVIVECTVPPGTCSDLVGPYLEAKSGVSRDEFGVAFCPERTSSGRAVQDITASHPKIVGGVDAESTRVAALVYGEITSNEVIAVRDATTAEAVKLFEGIYRDVNIALANELARIRDDLGIDVTEAIEAANTQPYCNIHDPGPGVGGHCIPWYPYFITSRVESATPLLQTAREVNDSMPRFTADKLRDELAESDRDIADSTVAVLGITYRPGVAETRATPAAGVIDRLNEFGANVLAVDPMLDADGITSFGATPVSLSELPEQSIDAVVVVTPHEEFDDIDWGVFDDLVVIDGRGTLGDIDHRVYAIGAGPRGTERLQGKSRGGTLRAAELREGGRQ; encoded by the coding sequence ATGAGCAACCAAACAACCGGTCTCTACAACTCGACGCATCCGCCGGAAGAACAAAAGCGAGAACTCCGAAACGGGTCTCACCCGGTTGCAGTGTACGGTCTCGGAAAGATGGGCCTCCCGCTCGCGGCCGTCTATGCCGAAGCGACGAGCAACGTCGTCGGCGTCGACATCGACGACGACGTGGTTCGGTCGATAAACGACGGCGAGTGCCACGTCGCAAAAGAGCCGGAACTCCCAGAACTTGTCGCTGAGCAGGTCGAGCGCGGTGCATTGCGTGCGACGACCGACAGCGTCGCCGCGGCGGGGGCGGCGTCGGTACACGTCATCATCGTCCCGACCCCGCTGACCGACGACCGCGAACCCGACCTTGCGGCGTTCGAGGCCGTTCTCGACAGCATCGCCGAGAGCCTCGCACCGGGTGACACGGTTATCGTCGAATGTACCGTCCCGCCGGGGACGTGTAGCGACCTCGTCGGACCCTATCTCGAAGCGAAAAGCGGCGTTTCGCGCGACGAATTCGGCGTCGCGTTCTGCCCCGAACGAACCTCGTCGGGGCGGGCAGTACAGGATATCACCGCATCACATCCGAAAATCGTCGGCGGCGTCGATGCGGAGAGCACTCGCGTCGCCGCACTCGTCTACGGCGAAATAACTTCGAACGAGGTCATCGCGGTTCGAGACGCGACGACCGCCGAGGCCGTGAAACTGTTCGAAGGCATCTACCGCGATGTCAACATCGCCCTCGCAAACGAACTCGCGCGGATACGCGACGACCTCGGTATCGACGTGACGGAAGCTATCGAGGCGGCCAACACACAACCGTACTGCAACATCCACGACCCCGGACCGGGCGTCGGCGGCCACTGCATCCCGTGGTACCCGTACTTCATCACGAGTCGAGTCGAGTCGGCCACGCCGCTCCTCCAGACCGCACGCGAAGTCAACGATAGCATGCCGAGGTTCACCGCCGATAAGCTTCGCGATGAATTGGCGGAGTCGGACCGAGATATCGCAGATTCGACCGTCGCAGTTCTCGGCATTACCTACCGTCCCGGCGTCGCAGAGACCCGTGCAACACCGGCCGCAGGCGTCATCGACCGCCTGAACGAATTCGGTGCGAACGTCCTCGCAGTCGACCCGATGCTCGATGCCGATGGTATCACGTCGTTCGGCGCGACGCCAGTCTCACTTTCTGAACTTCCAGAACAATCCATAGACGCCGTCGTCGTCGTCACCCCGCACGAGGAGTTCGACGACATCGACTGGGGCGTCTTCGACGACCTCGTGGTCATCGACGGACGCGGCACGCTCGGTGATATCGACCACCGCGTGTACGCGATTGGTGCCGGGCCGCGAGGAACGGAGAGATTGCAAGGAAAATCGCGAGGAGGAACGCTCCGGGCAGCAGAACTGCGGGAGGGGGGACGCCAATGA
- the wecB gene encoding non-hydrolyzing UDP-N-acetylglucosamine 2-epimerase: protein MSRLKILSVVGARPQFIKAFPVSDALRREHDEVLVHTGQHYDESLSDVFFDELDMPEPDYNLGVGSGTHAAQTAEMMERLDTVIADEDPDVVLVYGDTNSTLAAALVAAKRTPQLAHVEAGLRSHNWEMPEEVNRVLTDHCSDFLFAPSESAAATLESEGIHDGVYVTGDVQYDAVLRVRSTARERSEVLNDHGLHEGEYILATVHRAANTDDLSRLGAIVNGLAEAPKPVFFPVHPRTETVLHDSGLWPQLADNENVLLIDPVGYLDFIRLLDGAERVVTDSGGVQKEAFYLDTRCITLRDETEWTETVDTGWNVLVGADPDAIRTALQSTESLPEKPSLYGEGAAAERIADVLSEFGYE, encoded by the coding sequence ATGAGTAGGTTGAAAATCCTCTCTGTCGTCGGAGCGCGACCCCAATTTATCAAGGCATTCCCGGTATCGGACGCGCTCCGGCGTGAACACGACGAAGTGCTCGTCCACACCGGCCAGCACTACGACGAGTCGCTTTCGGACGTGTTTTTCGACGAACTCGACATGCCGGAACCTGACTACAATCTCGGCGTCGGGTCGGGAACGCACGCTGCCCAAACTGCCGAGATGATGGAGCGACTCGACACCGTCATTGCCGACGAAGACCCCGACGTGGTGCTCGTCTACGGCGACACGAACTCGACGCTCGCGGCAGCCCTCGTGGCTGCGAAGCGAACCCCGCAGTTGGCGCACGTGGAAGCGGGCTTGCGGAGTCACAACTGGGAGATGCCGGAAGAGGTGAATCGAGTGCTCACCGACCACTGCTCGGACTTCCTATTTGCGCCGTCGGAGTCCGCCGCCGCGACGCTGGAGTCGGAGGGTATCCACGATGGCGTCTACGTGACCGGAGACGTGCAGTACGACGCAGTCCTCCGGGTTCGGTCAACCGCCCGGGAGCGGTCGGAAGTCCTGAACGACCATGGTCTCCACGAGGGCGAGTACATCTTGGCGACGGTTCACCGTGCCGCAAACACGGACGACCTGTCGAGGCTGGGTGCTATTGTGAACGGACTCGCGGAGGCTCCCAAACCCGTTTTCTTCCCCGTCCACCCACGAACCGAAACGGTGCTCCACGATAGCGGTCTCTGGCCGCAACTCGCGGACAACGAAAACGTCCTGCTCATCGACCCTGTCGGCTACCTCGATTTTATCAGGCTCCTCGACGGGGCAGAACGCGTCGTCACCGACTCCGGTGGTGTTCAGAAAGAGGCGTTCTACCTCGACACGCGCTGTATCACGCTCCGGGACGAGACCGAGTGGACAGAGACCGTCGATACCGGGTGGAACGTCCTCGTCGGCGCGGACCCGGACGCGATTCGAACCGCACTGCAATCGACCGAATCGCTGCCTGAGAAACCGTCGCTCTACGGCGAGGGGGCCGCAGCGGAGCGAATCGCCGACGTACTCTCGGAGTTCGGATATGAGTGA
- a CDS encoding polysaccharide deacetylase family protein, with protein sequence MSEEFAVCLTHDVDRPYKTYQGLFYATKESPTYHLRTLLSRENPYWQFENIMALERDLGVRSSFYFLNEPSLLQTGSLWDWLKPENWVEHFGRYDLRSASITKVIHSLDEGGWEVGIHGSFRSCDDFDRLRTEKKELESVLGHEILGGRQHHLKLSPRTWQYHRELGLRYDASPGSSSTNGFQHGYQPFRPFDDEFVVFPLTLMEVSLPDPGSALDSAWAECERLLVDAEEHGAVMTVLWHPRYFSEAEFPGYRRLYRRLVEWALDRGAWVGPVGDYYREFLEEHGPESTGEDRESKVGSNVTGQTERNQAG encoded by the coding sequence ATGAGTGAGGAGTTTGCAGTCTGCCTGACGCACGACGTAGACCGCCCGTACAAGACGTATCAAGGGTTGTTCTACGCGACAAAGGAGAGCCCAACGTATCACCTCCGGACGCTCCTCAGTCGGGAGAACCCGTACTGGCAGTTCGAGAACATCATGGCTCTCGAACGCGACCTCGGCGTCCGGTCGTCGTTCTACTTCCTCAACGAGCCGAGTCTGCTCCAAACGGGGTCTCTCTGGGACTGGCTCAAACCCGAAAACTGGGTTGAACACTTCGGCCGGTACGACCTGAGGTCGGCGTCGATCACCAAGGTCATCCACAGCCTCGACGAAGGAGGCTGGGAAGTCGGCATTCACGGGTCGTTTCGGTCGTGCGACGACTTCGACCGCCTCCGAACGGAGAAAAAAGAGCTGGAATCGGTGCTTGGCCACGAAATCCTCGGTGGACGACAACACCACCTGAAACTCAGTCCTCGAACGTGGCAGTACCACCGAGAACTTGGACTCAGGTACGACGCCAGTCCCGGTTCGAGTTCGACAAACGGGTTCCAACACGGCTACCAGCCGTTCCGGCCATTCGACGACGAATTTGTCGTGTTCCCGCTGACGCTGATGGAAGTCTCGCTTCCCGACCCGGGTTCGGCGCTTGATTCAGCGTGGGCCGAATGCGAGCGGCTACTCGTCGACGCTGAAGAACACGGCGCGGTGATGACGGTGTTGTGGCACCCGCGGTACTTCAGCGAAGCCGAATTCCCCGGCTACCGACGGCTCTACCGTCGACTCGTCGAATGGGCACTCGACCGGGGTGCGTGGGTCGGTCCCGTCGGCGACTACTACCGAGAGTTCCTCGAAGAACACGGACCCGAATCGACAGGAGAGGACAGAGAAAGCAAAGTCGGGTCGAACGTGACGGGACAAACAGAGCGCAACCAGGCCGGGTGA